Proteins from one Embleya scabrispora genomic window:
- a CDS encoding lysine N(6)-hydroxylase/L-ornithine N(5)-oxygenase family protein: protein MTDLLPAPRRAADPGAVVHDLVGIGIGPFNLALAALADRVEPLRTLFLDRAPTFSWHPGLLLDGTTLQVPFLADLVTLVDPTSPWSFLAYLRAHDRLFPFYFAERLHVPRREYDHYCRWVAEALPACRFGSEVLSVAWEGDLYRIDFRDVADGEHHRVHARHVVLGIGTEPVVPEPFAHLLGDSVLHAADYLDHRADLTDAEDVTVLGSGQSGAEVFLDLLRRRTGPGGRLTWLTRSPAFAPMEYSKLGLEHFTPDYTRYFHGLPEPVRDRLLPEQWQLYKAISAETIAAIHDELYERGIAGGRVRATLMPDVTVTAARITGDGVELGCRHGEQDRAFTVRTDRVVLATGYAQRHPAMLDPLWDLISRDAAGRPLIDLDHRVALPAHVTGGLYTQNAELHTHGVGTPDLGLGAHRAATILNSVCGSAVYRLPIRTAFTTFGLAAGDTEPARRPHRRSATDPPEVRNVAVEPGSGAHRGRTAVPGRPTRSA from the coding sequence GTGACCGATCTCCTGCCCGCGCCGCGCCGGGCGGCCGACCCCGGCGCGGTGGTGCACGACCTGGTGGGCATCGGCATCGGGCCGTTCAACCTGGCGCTGGCGGCGCTCGCCGACCGGGTCGAGCCGCTGCGCACGCTGTTCTTGGACCGCGCGCCCACGTTCAGCTGGCATCCGGGGCTGCTCCTGGACGGCACCACCCTCCAGGTGCCCTTCCTGGCCGACCTGGTCACCCTGGTCGACCCGACCAGCCCGTGGTCGTTCCTGGCCTATCTGCGCGCGCACGACCGGCTCTTCCCGTTCTACTTCGCCGAACGCCTGCACGTGCCCCGGCGCGAATACGACCACTACTGCCGCTGGGTCGCCGAGGCACTGCCCGCCTGCCGCTTCGGCAGCGAGGTGCTCTCCGTCGCCTGGGAGGGCGACCTGTACCGGATCGACTTTCGCGACGTGGCCGACGGCGAGCACCACCGGGTGCACGCGCGGCACGTGGTGCTCGGCATCGGCACCGAACCGGTGGTGCCCGAGCCGTTCGCGCATTTGCTCGGGGACAGCGTGCTGCACGCGGCCGACTACCTCGACCACCGCGCCGACCTCACCGACGCCGAGGACGTCACGGTGCTCGGCTCGGGCCAGTCCGGTGCGGAGGTGTTCCTGGACCTGCTGCGCCGCCGCACCGGCCCCGGCGGGCGGCTGACCTGGCTGACCCGATCGCCCGCGTTCGCCCCGATGGAATACTCCAAACTCGGTCTGGAGCACTTCACGCCCGACTACACGCGCTACTTCCACGGCCTGCCCGAGCCGGTGCGCGACCGACTGCTGCCCGAGCAGTGGCAGTTGTACAAGGCGATCAGCGCGGAGACCATCGCCGCGATCCACGACGAGTTGTACGAGCGCGGCATCGCCGGCGGCCGGGTGCGCGCCACGCTGATGCCCGACGTGACGGTCACCGCCGCGCGGATCACCGGCGACGGGGTGGAACTGGGCTGCCGCCACGGCGAGCAGGACCGCGCGTTCACCGTCCGTACCGATCGGGTCGTGCTGGCCACCGGCTACGCGCAGCGGCACCCCGCGATGCTCGACCCGCTGTGGGACCTGATCAGCCGGGACGCCGCCGGGCGTCCGCTGATCGACCTGGACCACCGGGTCGCCCTGCCCGCGCACGTCACCGGCGGCCTGTACACGCAAAACGCCGAGCTGCACACGCACGGCGTGGGCACACCCGATCTGGGCCTGGGCGCACACCGGGCCGCGACCATCCTCAACTCCGTGTGCGGCAGCGCGGTCTACCGACTGCCGATCCGCACCGCGTTCACCACGTTCGGCCTGGCCGCGGGCGATACCGAGCCCGCGCGCCGACCGCACCGACGGAGCGCGACCGACCCCCCAGAGGTACGCAATGTCGCAGTCGAACCCGGCAGCGGAGCCCATCGAGGCCGAACTGCCGTACCAGGGCGCCCGACACGCAGCGCCTGA
- a CDS encoding GNAT family N-acetyltransferase: MSPSFLSSPETPLAEAETLRLNTRRPRTGPTGPLTEAARWGALTLPVGRFSLHEVNPKRDLPLLHAWMNDPVTARWWELAGDEELVRRHLATQAVRGHSNAYLGCLDDEPVSYWELYRADLDDLARHYPARPHDVGIHLLIGPAGARGRGIGSLLLRAVTELVLRAAPDTMRVVAEPDVRNEASVRAFERAGFRRQGDVLLPDKTAALMVRPRTVRESGARP; the protein is encoded by the coding sequence ATGAGCCCGTCATTCCTCTCGTCCCCCGAGACCCCGCTCGCCGAGGCCGAGACGCTGCGCCTGAACACCCGCCGGCCGCGCACGGGGCCGACCGGCCCGCTCACCGAGGCCGCCCGCTGGGGCGCGCTCACCCTGCCGGTCGGGCGGTTCTCGCTGCACGAGGTGAACCCCAAGCGCGATCTGCCACTCCTGCACGCGTGGATGAACGACCCGGTGACCGCCCGCTGGTGGGAGCTGGCCGGGGACGAGGAGCTGGTGCGCCGACACCTGGCGACCCAGGCCGTGCGCGGCCACAGCAACGCCTACCTGGGCTGCCTCGACGACGAGCCGGTCAGCTACTGGGAGCTGTACCGGGCCGACCTTGACGACCTGGCCCGGCACTACCCCGCGCGCCCGCACGACGTGGGCATCCACCTGCTGATCGGACCCGCCGGTGCGCGCGGGCGCGGGATCGGCTCGCTGCTGCTGCGCGCGGTCACCGAACTGGTGCTGCGCGCCGCGCCCGACACGATGCGGGTGGTGGCCGAGCCGGACGTGCGCAACGAGGCGTCGGTGCGCGCCTTCGAACGGGCCGGCTTCCGGCGCCAGGGCGATGTGCTCCTGCCGGACAAGACCGCCGCGCTGATGGTGCGCCCGCGCACCGTGCGGGAGTCGGGTGCCCGCCCGTGA
- a CDS encoding IucA/IucC family protein: protein MTIAGPDPSAVRTDSETDHLDAPDTRHAADAATVECLLRCWVREHALPRPESDVLTVELRGVGRTLTVEVRYWSPAGWHRFGAAHLDDEGPLNAVTLALVLGDEASASGAGAAGGACGDTAIRVADSVTHAERYIAHRRAHPEDPPGTTPFLAAEQSLVLGHPMHPTPKSRDRLDPDEDAAWSPELRGSFPLHWFAADADLVGQDSALDREAADVLADLAGELRAPEGTVLVPAHPWQARDLPRRPHLRALLDAGRLRDLGPAGAPWHPTSSVRTVYRPDAEVMLKLSLGLRITNSRRENLPKELLRGIEVHRILRSGLEHELWAVHPTFDIVRDPAWISVAPPEPFPRPDRPAAGLELVLRANPFGAGDRVSCLAALVAERPGIGPSRLAGHVHTLAERTGRAPASVAEEWFERYLAVVAEPVLWLDRHAGIALEAHQQNTLVLLDADGLPSGGRYRDNQGYYFRASRAGDLARRSPAAGVASDTIVPDEIADERLAYYLGVNNLLGLIGAFGAQGLVDERVLLARLRALLARHARDSGAARSLLTDPRPRCKANLLTRLHGLDELVGPVATQSIYVHIRNPLADAPA from the coding sequence ATGACCATCGCGGGTCCCGACCCGTCCGCCGTGCGGACGGATTCCGAAACGGACCACCTCGACGCGCCGGACACCCGGCACGCCGCCGACGCGGCGACGGTCGAATGCCTGCTCCGCTGCTGGGTGCGCGAACACGCGCTGCCGAGACCGGAGTCGGACGTGCTCACCGTCGAACTGCGCGGGGTCGGCCGGACCCTGACGGTCGAGGTGCGCTACTGGTCGCCGGCGGGCTGGCACCGCTTCGGCGCCGCGCACCTGGACGACGAGGGGCCGCTCAACGCGGTCACACTGGCCCTGGTGCTCGGCGACGAGGCGAGCGCGAGCGGGGCCGGCGCGGCGGGCGGGGCCTGCGGCGACACCGCGATCCGGGTGGCCGACTCGGTCACCCACGCCGAGCGCTACATCGCCCACCGGCGCGCGCATCCCGAAGACCCGCCCGGGACCACCCCGTTCCTGGCCGCCGAGCAGTCCCTGGTGCTCGGCCACCCGATGCACCCCACACCCAAGAGCCGGGACCGGCTCGACCCCGACGAGGACGCCGCGTGGTCCCCGGAGTTGCGCGGATCCTTCCCGCTGCACTGGTTCGCCGCCGACGCCGACCTGGTCGGCCAGGACAGCGCGCTGGACCGGGAGGCCGCCGACGTGCTGGCCGACCTCGCCGGGGAGTTGCGCGCCCCCGAGGGCACCGTGCTCGTGCCCGCCCACCCGTGGCAGGCCCGCGACCTGCCGCGGCGCCCGCATCTGCGCGCCCTGCTCGATGCCGGCCGATTGCGCGACCTGGGCCCCGCCGGAGCCCCCTGGCACCCCACCTCCTCGGTGCGCACGGTGTACCGGCCCGACGCCGAGGTCATGCTCAAACTCTCGCTCGGCCTGCGGATCACCAACTCCCGGCGGGAGAACCTGCCCAAGGAACTGCTGCGCGGCATCGAGGTGCACCGCATCCTGCGCTCCGGCCTGGAACACGAACTGTGGGCCGTGCACCCCACGTTCGACATCGTCCGGGACCCGGCCTGGATCTCGGTGGCCCCGCCGGAGCCGTTCCCGCGCCCGGACCGGCCCGCGGCCGGCCTGGAACTGGTGCTGCGGGCCAACCCGTTCGGCGCCGGCGACCGCGTCTCGTGCCTGGCCGCGCTGGTCGCCGAACGCCCCGGGATCGGCCCCTCGCGGCTGGCCGGACACGTACACACCCTCGCCGAGCGCACCGGGCGCGCGCCGGCGTCGGTGGCCGAGGAGTGGTTCGAGCGCTACCTGGCGGTGGTGGCCGAGCCGGTGTTGTGGCTCGACCGGCACGCCGGCATCGCGCTGGAGGCGCACCAGCAGAACACCCTGGTCCTGCTCGACGCCGACGGGCTGCCCTCGGGCGGGCGCTACCGGGACAACCAGGGCTACTACTTCCGCGCCTCGCGCGCCGGCGACCTGGCCCGCCGGTCGCCCGCGGCCGGGGTGGCCAGCGACACGATCGTGCCGGACGAGATCGCCGACGAACGCCTGGCCTACTACCTGGGGGTCAACAACCTGCTCGGCCTGATCGGCGCGTTCGGCGCACAGGGGCTCGTCGACGAGCGGGTCCTGCTGGCCCGCCTGCGCGCCCTGCTGGCCCGCCACGCCCGGGACAGCGGCGCCGCGCGCTCGCTGCTGACCGATCCGCGCCCGCGCTGCAAGGCCAATCTGCTGACCCGGCTGCACGGCCTCGACGAACTCGTCGGGCCGGTCGCCACCCAGTCGATCTACGTGCACATCCGCAATCCGCTCGCCGACGCCCCCGCGTGA
- a CDS encoding pyridoxal phosphate-dependent decarboxylase family protein has protein sequence MSLSGGVAGADALRELVDVALGAMDAGVGARGGPLPSGGPAAVAVEVARVLGSGAVGPVPAARGAASAGPGPGTLPDIGVGDVAALRELSALLAWGSADPADPRCAGHLHCPPLAVAVAADLIASALNPSLDSWDQAPAAVALEAEVVAALAGLVGFPPGGAGGTITGGGTESNLTGLLLARDALGPGVGRRRILCSRDAHFSIRRCAGHLGLGEDAVVTVPTDADHRMDPHALAAAVGRVRAGNDRIAAIVATAGTTDLGAIDPLPAIAAVARAAGAWLHVDAAYGGGALFSDRLTPLLTGLEGAHSVSLDLHKLGWQPIAAGVFLVRDAALLGPLAQRAAYLNPDDDQRAGYVSLLGNSPRTTRRADVFKIAVTLRALGRAGLGELVDRCHDLARHAAEAIRADPHLELAADPVLTTVVFRYLPRGHAPDDPAERTEADRVNAALRRRLLYEGRAVVGRTELGDGPGAVRLKLTLLNPDTTGADLTALLAAVVEAGRAESTTSG, from the coding sequence GTGTCGCTCTCGGGGGGTGTGGCCGGGGCCGACGCGTTGCGGGAGCTGGTCGACGTCGCGCTCGGCGCGATGGACGCCGGGGTCGGTGCGCGGGGCGGGCCGTTGCCGTCGGGTGGGCCGGCCGCGGTGGCGGTCGAGGTGGCCCGGGTGCTCGGCTCCGGTGCGGTGGGGCCGGTGCCGGCCGCGCGAGGTGCGGCGTCGGCGGGCCCGGGCCCCGGGACGCTGCCGGACATCGGGGTGGGTGACGTCGCCGCGTTGCGCGAGTTGTCCGCGCTGCTCGCGTGGGGGTCCGCCGACCCGGCCGATCCGCGTTGCGCCGGCCACCTGCACTGCCCGCCGCTGGCCGTCGCGGTGGCCGCCGACCTGATCGCCTCCGCACTGAATCCCTCGCTCGACTCGTGGGACCAGGCACCGGCGGCGGTGGCCCTGGAGGCCGAGGTGGTGGCCGCGCTCGCCGGTCTGGTCGGCTTCCCGCCCGGCGGCGCGGGCGGCACGATCACCGGCGGCGGCACCGAGTCGAACCTGACGGGACTGCTCCTGGCCCGCGACGCGCTGGGCCCGGGAGTGGGCCGGCGGCGGATCCTGTGCTCGCGCGACGCGCACTTCTCCATCCGCCGCTGCGCCGGCCACCTGGGCCTGGGCGAGGACGCGGTGGTCACGGTGCCCACCGACGCCGACCACCGGATGGATCCGCACGCACTGGCGGCCGCGGTCGGACGGGTGCGGGCGGGCAACGACCGGATCGCGGCGATCGTGGCCACGGCCGGCACCACCGACCTGGGCGCGATCGACCCGCTGCCGGCGATCGCCGCGGTGGCGCGCGCGGCGGGCGCGTGGTTGCACGTGGACGCGGCCTACGGCGGCGGCGCGCTGTTCTCGGACCGGCTCACGCCGCTGCTCACCGGCCTCGAAGGCGCCCACTCGGTGAGTCTGGACCTGCACAAACTCGGCTGGCAGCCGATCGCGGCCGGGGTGTTCCTGGTCCGCGACGCGGCCTTGCTCGGGCCGCTCGCCCAGCGCGCCGCCTACCTCAACCCCGACGACGACCAACGGGCCGGCTACGTCAGCCTGTTGGGCAACTCGCCGCGCACCACGCGCCGCGCCGACGTGTTCAAGATCGCGGTCACCCTGCGCGCCCTCGGCCGGGCCGGACTGGGCGAGTTGGTGGACCGCTGCCACGACCTGGCCCGACACGCGGCCGAGGCGATCCGGGCCGACCCGCACCTGGAACTGGCCGCCGATCCCGTGCTCACCACCGTGGTCTTTCGCTACCTCCCCCGAGGCCACGCCCCCGACGACCCGGCCGAGCGGACCGAGGCGGACCGGGTCAACGCGGCGCTGCGGCGCCGGCTGCTGTACGAGGGGCGCGCGGTGGTCGGCCGTACCGAACTGGGCGACGGGCCCGGCGCGGTCCGCCTCAAACTCACCCTGCTCAACCCCGACACCACCGGCGCCGACCTCACCGCGCTGCTCGCCGCGGTGGTCGAGGCGGGGCGCGCGGAAAGCACGACCTCGGGCTGA